In a single window of the Paenibacillus sp. MMS20-IR301 genome:
- a CDS encoding ABC transporter permease, translating into MSTMIALLKVEGKLVWKGIDILIFGICFPVILAALFGYLLSKDASAGSSNFELSYAAVITIGVLATGVMGLPLTIADYRHRGILKRFQVTPVSPLQILFAQGIIQLSSALVSFIGVTLVYYLLFGYHIAGSWPLFLIAYALVIVSMYSIGILIGSVVPDQKAANMWSSIAYFTMLLFSGATIPYEVMPRLIRWMMNIFPLAHGIHLLKLASTGREAGRITVPLLVLSIVTVISLTGAVKFFKWK; encoded by the coding sequence ATGAGTACAATGATTGCACTGCTGAAGGTAGAAGGTAAGCTGGTATGGAAAGGAATAGATATTCTGATATTCGGCATCTGCTTTCCGGTTATCTTAGCGGCTCTGTTTGGTTACTTGCTTAGCAAAGATGCATCGGCGGGCTCCTCCAATTTCGAACTATCCTACGCAGCGGTTATAACGATTGGTGTGCTTGCAACGGGTGTAATGGGCCTGCCCTTAACTATCGCTGATTACCGGCACCGTGGTATACTTAAACGTTTTCAAGTAACGCCGGTATCCCCGCTGCAAATTTTATTCGCCCAAGGTATAATTCAGCTTTCCTCTGCGCTCGTTTCATTTATTGGCGTAACACTCGTATATTATTTACTGTTCGGTTATCATATTGCCGGCTCCTGGCCCTTATTTCTAATCGCATATGCCTTGGTTATTGTCTCTATGTATAGTATCGGTATTCTCATCGGCAGTGTCGTACCGGATCAGAAGGCAGCGAACATGTGGAGTTCTATTGCGTACTTTACGATGCTGCTGTTCTCAGGGGCGACCATTCCATATGAAGTGATGCCGCGCCTGATTCGGTGGATGATGAATATATTCCCGCTGGCTCACGGAATTCATCTGCTCAAGCTGGCAAGCACCGGCCGGGAAGCGGGCAGGATAACCGTGCCATTACTAGTGTTAAGCATTGTTACTGTAATCAGCTTGACGGGGGCCGTGAAATTTTTCAAATGGAAGTAG
- a CDS encoding ABC transporter ATP-binding protein translates to MVLKVRGLSVTYGQKKAVDHISFEVRAGQVLGLLGANGAGKSSTIAAVLGIQKSTYDELIIAGKSPINQRKEIFEEVGVQFQETNFQDKLTVAEACEQWRSLYRTTADTDALLHTFGLEDKQQQLVKSLSGGERQRLAVLLALIPDPKLVFLDELTTGLDTKARRMLWKQLVSMKENGLAIVLTSHYMDEVEALCDEILILRESRTVFHGNLQEALAVSGKATLEDAYLHFAGEEEY, encoded by the coding sequence ATGGTACTGAAGGTTAGAGGGTTATCTGTTACATACGGTCAGAAGAAGGCTGTCGATCACATTAGCTTTGAAGTTAGAGCCGGGCAGGTATTAGGACTGCTGGGCGCAAATGGGGCAGGGAAATCTTCAACGATTGCCGCAGTGCTTGGTATTCAGAAAAGTACTTACGATGAGCTTATCATCGCCGGTAAGTCGCCCATCAATCAGCGTAAGGAAATATTTGAAGAAGTGGGAGTACAGTTTCAAGAAACTAATTTTCAGGATAAATTAACGGTTGCTGAAGCCTGCGAACAGTGGCGGTCGCTCTACAGAACAACTGCAGACACAGATGCCTTACTGCATACCTTCGGGCTGGAGGATAAGCAGCAGCAGCTTGTGAAATCACTATCCGGCGGGGAACGGCAGCGGCTGGCTGTTCTCCTTGCTCTAATTCCTGATCCGAAGCTTGTATTCTTAGATGAACTGACAACAGGACTGGATACCAAGGCGCGCCGCATGCTGTGGAAGCAGCTTGTAAGCATGAAGGAGAACGGATTGGCGATTGTGTTGACATCCCATTACATGGATGAAGTTGAGGCACTATGTGATGAGATCCTGATCCTGCGTGAGAGCCGGACTGTTTTTCACGGAAACCTTCAGGAAGCGCTTGCTGTGAGCGGGAAGGCTACACTTGAAGATGCTTATTTACATTTTGCCGGTGAGGAGGAATACTGA
- a CDS encoding VOC family protein: MVTSANQRIVPHIWYDKEAVEAAHFYATVFPDSKVTSVTTLHDTPSGDCDQVSFEIWGQKFMAISAGPYFKLNPSVSFFVNFDPSRDRDAAQKIDEVWNKLSEGGQALMPLDKYPFSERYGWIQDKYGVSWQLILTNPEGEERPNIIPSFLFVGDRCGKAEEAMSLYLSVFKDSRQGTLARYPGGMAPDQEGTIMFADFMIESQWFTAMDSAHEHKFSFNEAISFMVKCDSQEEIDHYWEQLSAVPEAEQCGWLTDKFGVSWQIVPTELDEMMEKGTPEQMARVTQAFLKMKKFDLAELHRAYKGE; the protein is encoded by the coding sequence ATGGTGACAAGCGCGAATCAGAGAATCGTTCCGCATATATGGTATGACAAAGAGGCGGTAGAGGCAGCTCATTTCTACGCCACAGTATTTCCGGACTCCAAGGTTACGAGTGTAACTACACTGCATGATACGCCGTCAGGCGATTGTGATCAGGTGTCTTTTGAGATTTGGGGCCAGAAGTTTATGGCAATCAGTGCAGGCCCGTATTTCAAGCTGAACCCGTCCGTATCGTTCTTCGTTAATTTTGACCCTTCCCGCGACAGGGATGCAGCGCAGAAGATCGATGAGGTCTGGAATAAATTATCCGAAGGCGGTCAAGCCTTAATGCCGCTGGATAAATATCCGTTCAGCGAGCGGTATGGCTGGATTCAGGATAAGTATGGCGTGTCGTGGCAGCTGATTCTTACCAATCCGGAAGGTGAGGAACGGCCGAATATTATTCCGTCATTTTTGTTTGTGGGGGATCGGTGCGGTAAGGCGGAAGAGGCAATGTCGCTCTACTTATCTGTATTTAAGGATTCGCGGCAGGGAACACTTGCCCGTTATCCCGGGGGGATGGCACCGGACCAGGAAGGAACGATTATGTTCGCTGATTTCATGATTGAAAGCCAGTGGTTTACGGCCATGGATAGCGCACATGAGCATAAATTCAGCTTCAACGAAGCGATCTCCTTTATGGTGAAATGCGACTCTCAAGAGGAGATTGACCACTACTGGGAGCAACTCTCTGCAGTTCCTGAAGCGGAGCAGTGCGGCTGGCTGACCGATAAGTTTGGCGTATCCTGGCAGATTGTGCCAACTGAGCTGGATGAGATGATGGAGAAGGGCACACCGGAGCAGATGGCCCGTGTTACGCAGGCTTTTCTGAAGATGAAGAAATTTGATCTTGCCGAATTGCACAGAGCGTATAAAGGCGAGTAA
- a CDS encoding VOC family protein, translating to MSIGLNPYFVFNGNTREALHFYEKALHGTIVGIMTFGDLPENPDHPLTAEMKDLVMHAHLKVGQADLMFSDTFPGTEHQADGDTVQIAIHPTEEADAREIFSALGEGGQVVMPLQKTDWSPLYGIVKDKFGVTFQVNVAG from the coding sequence ATGTCAATCGGTTTGAACCCGTATTTTGTTTTCAATGGCAACACAAGAGAGGCCCTGCATTTTTATGAAAAAGCGCTGCACGGGACCATCGTCGGGATCATGACGTTCGGGGATTTGCCGGAGAATCCGGATCATCCGCTGACAGCTGAGATGAAAGACCTCGTGATGCATGCGCATTTGAAGGTAGGTCAGGCTGATCTTATGTTCTCTGATACTTTTCCGGGGACGGAGCATCAGGCGGATGGGGATACGGTTCAGATTGCTATTCATCCTACTGAGGAGGCAGACGCGCGGGAGATTTTCTCCGCTCTGGGAGAAGGCGGTCAAGTGGTGATGCCGCTGCAGAAGACGGATTGGAGCCCTTTATACGGGATCGTTAAGGACAAGTTCGGTGTTACTTTTCAGGTGAATGTTGCAGGCTGA
- a CDS encoding TOTE conflict system archaeo-eukaryotic primase domain-containing protein yields the protein MDNMEDKYNAALAQIKELKLEVTRLRNLLGHWDDDNTISTNEQIISNSTSQKKESKGITVPESIVHQYSTVEDKLALYKSYFRGRDDVYPIRWSNKQDKSGYSPACANEWTSVCKKPRVKCSVCKHQSFMSLTNEVLSAHLDARQDRTIGIYPMLLDETCWFLAMDFDKHDWKQDVTAVMELCKSHKIPALLERSRSGNGGHIWIFFSQNIEAATARRFGMTLLSLTMINRYQIGMESYDRLFPSQDTLPKGGFGNLIALPLQGGPRKLGNSVFVDERFEPYADQWEILSGLSKMDEDLVKQFIYKHGKHGLFNNDGITAGLDHDADELTLLQENLSQIEEVLMETLPTEIQILQSDRLYILKSGLPSSTIHALIKIASFSNPDFYKAQAMRLSTYGKPRVISCAEDLENYVVLPRGCLQDVLSFFEHNQVKVSLKDQRSSGTSIEAEFTGTLTTLQDTAARAILNRDIGVLSAATAFGKTVVAASIIASRKTNTLILVHRRELMEQWQERLQAFLEVPKQAIGLFGGGKNKRTGIIDIAVIQSLNYKGNVKPFVSEYGQVIVDECHHVSAYSFEQVLREVKARYVFGLTATPKRQDGQEAIVRFQLGPVLLKVDAKSLSNSRGFSLRVVPRYTHFQIKPGEQTSGIQDIYQQLVDNEERNTLIFDDLLTCLDEGRSPLLLVERTAHAEYFAERLHAFAKNIIMLRGGMGKKQREALRTQMASIPEDQERVVIATGKLIGEGFDDSRLDTLFLVHPISWTGTLQQYAGRLHRSHVNKEEVKIYDYIDLQVPMLMAMFKKRVKGYRKMGYKGAEL from the coding sequence ATGGACAATATGGAGGATAAATATAACGCGGCTCTGGCGCAAATTAAGGAACTTAAGCTGGAAGTCACCCGGTTGAGAAATCTACTGGGGCATTGGGATGATGACAATACAATAAGTACTAATGAACAAATAATTTCTAATTCCACCTCCCAGAAAAAAGAAAGCAAAGGGATAACCGTTCCAGAATCCATTGTCCACCAGTACTCCACCGTAGAGGATAAGCTCGCCCTATATAAAAGTTATTTTCGCGGCAGAGACGATGTTTATCCGATTCGCTGGAGCAACAAGCAAGACAAGTCCGGATATTCGCCCGCCTGCGCTAATGAGTGGACTTCCGTTTGCAAGAAACCCCGGGTAAAGTGTTCGGTTTGCAAACACCAGAGCTTTATGTCCCTTACAAACGAAGTGCTCTCAGCCCATTTAGATGCGCGGCAAGACCGTACGATTGGTATCTATCCAATGCTTCTGGATGAGACCTGCTGGTTTTTGGCCATGGATTTTGATAAACATGATTGGAAGCAAGATGTTACTGCCGTGATGGAGCTATGTAAAAGCCATAAAATCCCCGCGCTCTTAGAGCGCTCGCGTTCCGGCAATGGCGGACATATCTGGATTTTCTTCAGTCAAAATATTGAAGCGGCTACAGCCAGAAGATTTGGAATGACCCTGCTGAGTCTAACCATGATTAACAGATATCAGATCGGTATGGAATCCTATGACCGTCTGTTCCCCAGTCAGGATACGCTGCCCAAAGGCGGATTCGGCAATCTCATTGCCCTTCCTCTTCAAGGCGGCCCGCGTAAACTGGGAAACAGTGTCTTTGTTGATGAACGCTTTGAGCCCTATGCTGACCAATGGGAAATATTATCCGGGCTTAGCAAGATGGACGAAGACTTGGTGAAGCAATTTATATACAAGCACGGGAAGCATGGGCTTTTTAACAATGACGGTATTACAGCAGGATTAGACCACGACGCAGATGAATTAACCTTGTTACAAGAGAACCTGTCTCAGATCGAAGAGGTTCTAATGGAAACTTTGCCTACTGAGATACAAATTCTGCAATCGGATCGACTGTATATCCTTAAGTCTGGACTTCCCTCAAGTACAATTCATGCTCTGATCAAAATAGCTTCCTTCTCCAACCCTGATTTTTATAAGGCTCAAGCGATGCGACTCTCCACTTACGGCAAACCCCGGGTGATCTCATGTGCCGAGGATCTGGAGAACTATGTGGTTCTGCCAAGGGGGTGCTTGCAGGATGTGTTATCTTTTTTTGAGCATAATCAAGTCAAGGTATCGCTTAAGGATCAACGTTCATCTGGAACCTCAATAGAGGCTGAGTTCACCGGTACACTAACCACTCTTCAGGATACAGCCGCCAGAGCGATCCTTAACCGGGACATAGGCGTTCTCTCGGCGGCAACCGCATTTGGTAAAACTGTCGTAGCAGCCAGTATTATCGCTTCAAGAAAGACAAACACTCTTATCTTGGTGCACCGCCGGGAGCTTATGGAACAATGGCAGGAACGTTTGCAAGCCTTTCTCGAAGTCCCAAAGCAGGCAATAGGATTGTTCGGCGGCGGCAAAAACAAACGAACCGGCATCATCGACATTGCTGTCATTCAGAGCCTCAACTACAAAGGGAATGTTAAGCCCTTCGTAAGTGAATACGGCCAGGTCATTGTGGATGAATGCCATCACGTATCCGCCTACAGCTTCGAACAGGTTCTGCGGGAAGTCAAAGCAAGGTATGTATTTGGCTTAACTGCCACACCTAAACGGCAAGACGGGCAGGAAGCCATTGTACGGTTCCAGCTTGGACCTGTATTGTTGAAGGTGGATGCCAAAAGCCTAAGCAACTCCAGAGGATTTTCATTAAGGGTGGTTCCCCGTTATACTCACTTTCAGATCAAGCCTGGAGAACAAACCTCCGGAATTCAGGATATCTATCAGCAGCTTGTAGACAATGAGGAGCGTAACACACTTATTTTTGACGATTTGCTAACCTGCCTGGATGAAGGTCGCTCTCCACTGCTTCTGGTTGAACGAACGGCTCATGCCGAATATTTTGCAGAAAGGTTACATGCCTTTGCCAAAAATATAATTATGCTTAGAGGCGGAATGGGCAAAAAGCAACGAGAAGCTCTACGCACCCAAATGGCTTCTATTCCAGAAGATCAGGAACGTGTAGTTATTGCTACCGGCAAGCTGATCGGTGAGGGCTTCGATGATTCTAGACTGGACACCTTGTTTCTTGTCCATCCGATTTCTTGGACAGGTACTTTACAGCAATATGCAGGCCGCCTGCACCGAAGTCATGTGAATAAAGAAGAAGTGAAAATATATGATTATATTGACCTTCAGGTTCCTATGCTGATGGCGATGTTCAAGAAAAGAGTAAAGGGATATAGGAAGATGGGATATAAGGGGGCGGAGTTGTAA
- a CDS encoding Rpn family recombination-promoting nuclease/putative transposase, translating into MELLDPRVDFVFKRIFGSENNKDVLLAFLNRIFTEAGEPPLTEIILMNPYTDKDDPLDKQSIFDVYAKTSEGKLIDIEMQLFNKYDIEKRTLFYWSKRYASQLNEGEKYPELKKCVTINILNYSFLKNDQYHNVFHLREDRTGISLIDDIEVHFLELPKLDEHSVPSEGGLINWLLFLKGADISQWEVLKMNEPGLEKAMDTLQYLSQDSEARRLYEARQKYLHDEASMLGSAEMAGIKKGKLEVAQNLLAMGMDHAAVAKATGLSEDEIRSIRF; encoded by the coding sequence ATGGAATTACTCGACCCGCGTGTAGATTTTGTATTCAAACGGATATTTGGCAGTGAGAACAATAAGGATGTGCTGTTGGCGTTCCTTAACCGTATTTTCACCGAAGCTGGCGAGCCACCACTGACCGAGATCATCCTGATGAACCCCTATACGGATAAAGACGATCCGCTCGACAAACAGTCCATTTTTGATGTTTACGCTAAGACTTCTGAAGGTAAGCTAATTGATATAGAGATGCAGCTTTTTAATAAGTACGATATAGAGAAACGGACGCTGTTCTATTGGAGTAAACGGTATGCCAGCCAGCTCAATGAAGGCGAGAAGTATCCAGAGTTGAAGAAATGTGTAACGATCAACATATTGAATTATTCATTTCTGAAGAATGACCAGTACCATAACGTATTTCATCTGCGGGAAGACCGGACAGGAATATCCTTGATTGACGACATTGAGGTTCATTTCTTGGAGTTGCCGAAGCTGGATGAACATAGTGTTCCGTCTGAAGGCGGACTCATCAATTGGTTACTGTTTCTGAAAGGTGCTGATATATCACAATGGGAGGTACTGAAGATGAATGAGCCAGGATTGGAGAAGGCAATGGACACCTTGCAATATTTGAGTCAGGATTCAGAAGCCAGACGGTTGTATGAGGCCAGACAGAAGTATTTGCATGATGAGGCTTCTATGCTGGGAAGTGCAGAAATGGCAGGTATAAAAAAAGGTAAATTAGAAGTTGCCCAGAATTTGTTGGCTATGGGAATGGATCATGCTGCTGTCGCTAAAGCAACTGGTCTAAGTGAGGATGAAATTCGGTCTATAAGGTTTTAA
- a CDS encoding IS1182 family transposase (programmed frameshift): MLRSNREKQQAYEFVSIEDLVPQDHLLRKVDKYIDFSFIDEKVRPLYCSDNGRPAIDPVVLFKMLFIGYFYGVRSERQLEREVQTNLAYRWFLGLGLTDKVPDHSTLSWNRRTRFKDTNIFQDIFDEIVLQAISHRMVGGRVLVSDSTHVKANANKHQYTKQQVLQNTKDYVDELNAAVEADRENHGKKPLKPREEVNEEKEIKVSKTDPDSGYMIRDGKPEGFFYLDHRTVDMKYNLITDVHVTPGNVHDSVPYLSRLDRQQERFGFQVEAIALDSGYLTTPICRGLQSRKIFAVIAHRRFHSKQGLFPKWKFSFNAEQEMYVCPAGQELKYRTTDRKGYQQYASDPEQCKSCPFLNQCTQSKNHRKVVTRHVWEDSKDWVRDNRLSKSGKQLYRKRKETIERSFADAKELHGFRYCRLRGLPNVREQALMTAAVQNMKKMAIHLDRREKRG; this comes from the exons ATGCTTCGCTCCAATCGAGAAAAACAACAAGCTTATGAATTTGTTTCTATTGAAGATTTGGTTCCTCAAGACCACTTGCTTCGCAAGGTAGATAAATATATTGATTTTTCGTTTATCGATGAGAAGGTTAGACCCTTGTACTGCTCGGATAACGGACGCCCTGCGATTGATCCTGTCGTGTTATTTAAAATGCTTTTCATAGGGTATTTCTACGGCGTTCGTTCCGAACGTCAGCTAGAACGTGAAGTTCAAACGAATTTAGCTTACCGCTGGTTTCTTGGACTCGGATTAACCGACAAGGTTCCAGACCACTCCACCTTGAGTTGGAACCGGCGTACCCGATTTAAAGACACAAACATTTTTCAGGATATTTTCGACGAAATTGTTCTTCAGGCGATTTCGCACCGGATGGTGGGCGGACGAGTTCTTGTCTCGGACTCCACCCACGTCAAGGCCAATGCAAATAAACACCAATACACCAAACAACAGGTGCTGCAAAATACTAAGGATTATGTAGATGAACTCAATGCTGCGGTAGAGGCAGACCGGGAAAACCATGGAAAAAAGCCCT TAAAACCTAGAGAGGAAGTGAACGAAGAAAAAGAAATTAAAGTGAGCAAGACCGATCCTGATAGCGGGTACATGATCCGCGATGGTAAACCGGAAGGCTTTTTTTATCTGGACCACCGGACTGTAGATATGAAATACAATCTCATTACGGATGTCCATGTTACGCCCGGAAATGTCCATGATTCCGTGCCGTATTTGTCGCGTCTAGACCGGCAGCAAGAACGTTTTGGATTTCAAGTGGAAGCCATTGCTCTAGATTCAGGATATTTAACAACACCGATTTGCCGCGGTCTGCAAAGCCGAAAGATTTTTGCCGTTATTGCTCACCGGAGATTCCATTCCAAGCAAGGACTATTCCCAAAATGGAAGTTTTCGTTTAACGCAGAGCAAGAGATGTATGTCTGTCCGGCTGGTCAAGAACTGAAGTACCGCACAACGGACCGCAAAGGATACCAGCAGTATGCATCTGATCCAGAGCAATGCAAAAGTTGCCCGTTTTTAAACCAGTGTACGCAGTCCAAAAACCACCGCAAAGTGGTAACTCGGCATGTCTGGGAGGACAGTAAGGATTGGGTCCGAGACAACCGGCTCAGCAAGTCGGGAAAGCAGTTGTACCGCAAACGAAAAGAAACGATTGAGCGAAGCTTCGCGGATGCTAAAGAGCTCCATGGGTTTCGCTATTGCCGGTTGCGCGGACTGCCAAATGTCAGGGAACAAGCACTGATGACGGCAGCCGTGCAGAACATGAAGAAGATGGCGATCCACCTGGATCGCCGGGAAAAACGGGGATAA
- a CDS encoding McrC family protein — MKHLTVTECFGSIPISDSLTRVSLTAAEADELAHYVSASGLDETEIIFSRYEVTFINYVGFIQLRGCSIEILPKVAGDDPAQSRRVLLRMLQRSGFLDIHESQAGWLQLEKLNLFEIIAYLFTEKISCELRKGIYRSYQHEDGELQLVRGKINLSRQLRRDAMKLPGVSCTYDEFQVSNPLNQILKTGLQLITARSRYFPTKKRATDCLLLMDDVTGPPLTLDQMDRVWFDRTNRRYQESFQLAKLLLRQSTPTASPGGSKNSSILFKMNELFEAYIAYLARNIWDQVTIKDRSHKLLVREGSTRGVFQLEPDLLVVNGQGKSVILDTKWKMIHSQRSRHGVKREDFYQMYAYLTRYQAVEEVLLLYPHHEGIVSSGTCLESWHLEGEPGKKLKVYSIHYEEEELAEQELRTMIG, encoded by the coding sequence ATGAAGCATCTAACGGTTACGGAGTGCTTCGGCTCGATCCCTATCTCGGATTCCTTGACTCGCGTTAGCCTCACGGCTGCGGAGGCGGACGAACTGGCTCATTATGTTAGTGCGAGCGGTCTAGATGAAACGGAAATCATCTTCTCACGTTATGAAGTTACTTTTATCAATTACGTGGGGTTCATTCAGCTACGGGGTTGCTCCATTGAGATTTTGCCTAAGGTGGCCGGAGACGACCCGGCACAATCGAGAAGAGTTCTGCTCAGGATGCTGCAGCGGTCCGGGTTCTTGGATATTCATGAGAGTCAGGCCGGATGGCTTCAGCTCGAGAAACTCAATCTGTTCGAGATTATAGCATACCTTTTTACGGAGAAAATATCGTGCGAACTTCGCAAGGGCATCTATCGCTCATATCAGCATGAAGATGGAGAACTGCAATTGGTGAGGGGGAAAATCAACCTAAGCCGTCAGCTTCGTAGGGATGCGATGAAGCTTCCGGGTGTCAGTTGTACATATGATGAGTTTCAGGTGTCTAACCCTCTAAATCAGATTCTCAAAACCGGCTTGCAGCTCATAACCGCACGCTCTCGATACTTCCCAACGAAGAAGCGGGCTACCGACTGTCTTTTATTGATGGACGATGTGACGGGACCTCCATTAACCCTAGACCAAATGGACCGCGTATGGTTCGATCGCACTAATCGCCGCTATCAAGAAAGTTTCCAGTTAGCGAAGCTTTTGCTGCGCCAATCGACCCCTACCGCTTCGCCGGGTGGAAGTAAGAATAGCTCCATTCTGTTTAAGATGAACGAACTGTTCGAAGCTTACATCGCTTATCTAGCCCGGAACATCTGGGATCAAGTTACGATCAAGGACAGAAGCCATAAGCTGCTCGTTCGAGAGGGGAGCACGAGAGGAGTTTTTCAATTGGAACCAGACTTGTTGGTGGTGAACGGACAAGGCAAGTCGGTTATTCTGGACACCAAGTGGAAAATGATTCACTCGCAGCGATCAAGACATGGAGTGAAACGAGAGGATTTTTATCAGATGTATGCTTATCTGACTCGATATCAGGCTGTTGAGGAGGTTCTTCTCCTGTACCCTCACCATGAGGGGATCGTTTCGAGTGGAACATGCTTGGAATCATGGCACTTGGAGGGCGAGCCGGGGAAGAAGCTAAAGGTGTACTCCATCCATTATGAGGAAGAGGAACTAGCGGAGCAGGAATTAAGAACTATGATCGGATAG